Within Bacillota bacterium, the genomic segment CGAGATCACGACCCTCGGCCGCAGCTGTCACGCATCGACCCCCCAACTGGGCGTCAACGCCATCGTGAAGATGAGCAAGGTGGTGCAGGCGCTATCTGACCTGCGCTTCAGAGCACGCCACCCCGTCCTGGGCTCTCCGACCCTGAACGTGGGCACCATCACCGGCGGCACCAACACCAACGTCGTCCCCGATCGCTGCACCATCACCGTGGACCGCCGCCTCGTCCCCGGGGAGACCATCGAGGGCGCCCGGGATGAACTGGTGCAAGAGCTTGCCGCGCTGCAGGCCTCGGATCCGGAGCTGCGCCCTGAACTCCGGCTGATACGAGACGCCCGACCTTCCGAGATCCGCGCCGACGAACCCATCGTCCGCTCCGTTGCCCGCGTGCGGGAACTTCTTGGCCTCGGCCCGACCCGCCCTGGCGGCATGCCAGGCACCACCGACGCCCGGTACCTCATCAACGATGCCCGCATCCCGACCGTGATCCTCGGCCCGGGCGACGTCACCCAGGCTCACGTGGTCAATGAGTCGGTCGCTATTGCCGAGCTTGAGCATGCCGCGCTGCTCTACGCCGGAATCCTGTGTGACGTCCTCGGGTGCGGCGGTTGAAGCCCCCGCCGGAAGCTTTGCAGGGCGCAGCCTCAGGTCACGCACCCGGCGGGTGGAGCCGCCGGCCGCGGCACCAGACCTGAAGCACGTTGAGATCGCCGTCGAACACCGCGATGTCCGCGTCCATGCCCGGGAGGAGCCGCCCCTTGCGCTGCAGCTTCAACACGGAGGCGACGTTGCTCGTCACGACCTGCAGCGCCCGCTCCAACGGCACACGCGCTTGCCTGACCAGGCTGCGCCAGTCGGCCAGAAGCGAACGGATGCTGGCGACCCGCATGCGCACCAGCCGGCCGCTCTCGTCAAACTCGGGCAGGCTCCCGTTGCTGTCCGAGCTCATCGTGATCCGCGACCACTCGACGCCGCGGCCGGCGAGTTGCACAATGGCTTGCCAGGCGGGCACCGCGTCGGCCGACGGGAAGTCAAAAGCCGTCACGTCCACCGTCCCGCCAAGCGAGGCAAACCGCTCCGCCTCGTCGAGCAGGCGCCGGGTCCTGTTGACGTGCGTGGGGACGAACTGGGTGATGGGCAGCTCCGTCTGCTCCACGATGTCAAACAGCGGCTTGAGCCCGTCGCGGCCGCTCCCCACGTGAACGTGGACGATGCCCGCCTTCCCGGCCAGCATGCCCCCCACCCGCGCCTCGGCAGCCAGGCGCCGCAGCTCGGCCGGCTGCGGCTGCGCCGAGCGGTGATCGGAGATGGCGATCTCCCCGACGCCGATGACCTTGTCGATGAGCACCAGGTCCCGCTTGACGCTGCCGGTGAGGGTAACGGGGGGTACCGCATACGAACCCACGTACATGTACGCCGAGACCCCCTGCTCCTCGAGCGCGCGCACCTTTGCCAGCAGCGCCTCAGGGTGGCGGGTCACGTCATCGGTTCCCAGGCAGCCGACGACCGTCGTAACCCCCGCCGCCACTATCTCGTCCACCGAGATCTCGGGGCAGCGCGTGGCGTAGCCTCCCTCTCCCCCGCCCCCCGTCACGTGCACGTGGCCGTCGATGAAGCCCGGCACCGCCAGAGCCCCCGGCACCTCGACGAGTTCAACGGGCCACCCGGCCGGCGGGTCGAGCCGCTTGCCGACCCAGGCGATGCGTTCGCCGCACATCAGGATGTCCGTGGCGTCGCTCGGCTCCGGGGTGAAGATGCGTTCCACGCGCAAAAGGGAGCATGGCGCCTCCATCGACAAAGCCCCCTGTCTGAAGCGTCTACCGTCCAATCACTCGCAGGCGCCCTCGCATGCGCGGGTTGAGCGCATCGTTGAGGGCGTCGCCCAGCAGGTTGAACGAAAGAACCGTGCCCGCGATCGCCAGGCCGGGAACCAGGCTCAGATGGGGGGCCGTCACCAGGTACGTGCGCGCCTCGCTTATCATGGCGCCCCACTCCGGGGTCGGCGGCTGGACCCCCAGTCCGAGGAAGCTCAACCCCGAGGCGGTGAGGATCGAAGCGGCCGTTCGCAGGGTGAGCAGCACGAGCACCGGGGGCATGGCGTTGGGGATGACGTACCGCACGAGAATCCCCCAGTCGCTCTTGCCGACGGCCCTGGCCCCCTCGACGTACAGGTTGTTGCGGACCGAAAGCACCGAGCCCCGCGTCACCCGCATGACCTGGGGCAGGTTGTACACGCCGATCGCGACGATGGTGCTGACCAGCCCCGGCGGCAGGATCGCGGTGACGGCGATGGCCAGCATGATGTCCGGAAAGGAGAGCAGCACGTCGACCACGCGCATCGTGGCCTCATCGACCCACCCGCCGCGGTAACCGGCCAGCGCCCCCAGGAAGATCCCCACCGCAGCCGCCAGCCCCAGGGACGCGACGGCCACGGTCAGGGAGACGCGGCTTCCCCACACGATGCGGGCAAAGACGTCCCGCCCGAACTGATCGGTCCCAAGCCAGTGGTCGGCCGAGGGCGGCTTGAGAATGTTGAGCAGTTCGATGGCGTTGGGGTCATGAGGCGACAGCAAAGGCGCCAGCAGGGCCACGCAGATGAACAGGGCCACCCCCGCAAACCCCGCGATCCCGCCCGGGGTTCGCAGCCACGCTGGCAGCCTTCTTACGCGCCTTGACGGCAGTGCGATGGCGGCGTCGGCGGATGGTTGAAGTTGTGCCATAGAAGCCTCACTCGTACCGGATGCGCGGGTCCAGCCACGCATAGAGGATGTCCACCACGAAGTTGAGCACGGCGAACGTCACGGCGACCACCAAAAGCCCGGCCTGAACGATGGGATAGTCCCGGGTGAAGATGGCGCCGGCGATGAGGCGCCCCATGCCCGGCCACGCAAACACCGTCTCGGTCAGGACCGCTCCCGCCAGCGAATAGCCGAGCTGCAGGCCCACGACGGTGATCACGGGGAGGATGGCGTTTCGAAGGGCGTGCCGGAAGAGGATACGCCGCTCGGCGACGCCGTAGGCCCGGGCCGTGCGAATGTACTCCTGATCGATGATTTCGAGCAGGCTCGAACGGGTCATGCGCGCGATGGTCGCCGTCAGGGCGGCGCCCAGGGTGATGGTAGGCAGCACCAGGTGCTCCAGGCCGCCCGACCCCCCTGTGGGAAGCCACCGGAGATGCACCGCAAACAGCCACATGAGCAGCAGGCCCAGCCAGAAGACCGGGGCCGAGACGCCCACAAGCGACAGAGTCATCACCGTGGTGTCGGCCAGGCTGTACGGGTACCGCGCGGACAGCGCGCCCGTGGTGATGCCGACCAGGCTTGCCAGCGCCACCGCCGAGAGCGCCAGCCTGGCTGTGTTTGCGTAGCGCCAGCCGATCTCCTCCAAAACGGGCCGCCCCGTCTGGTACGACGAGCCCAGGTCGCCCCGGGCGGCTCGCTGCACGAAGAGGACGAACTGCTCCGGAAGCGGGCGGTCAAGCCCGAGCTGGCGGCGGATCTGCGCCACCGTCTCCGGGGGCGCGTCGGGGCCGGCAATGAGGCGGGCCGGATCCCCGGGGGCCAGCCGCACCAGGCCGAAGACGACCGCGAGGATCCCGATGACCACGACGGCCAGGATGCCGGTTCGGCGCAGAAGGTACTGCGTCAAAACAGAACTCCCCTTGGTCCGGTTGGCGGCCGGGCGGGCCGAGCCTTCGGCGAAGCGCCGGCCCGCCCGGGTGTGGCATCGACGCGGAGAAGGGCGGCTACTGCTTCCACGCGTCCTTCACCAGAACGATTTCGATGGGCAGCACCTTGACGCCCTGGAGGTTGGAGCGCACCCCGACGATCTGCTTCAGCACGTGCAAGAACGCCCACGGCGCGTCGGCCACGATCTGCTTCTGCGCCTCGCAATACACCTGGGCCCGAGCGGCCGGATCGCTCACCCTCATGCCCTGTTCGATGAGCCGGTCGACGGCAGGATTGCTGTAATAGCTTGCGTTATCGCCCGGCGGATGCGAGCTGGAGTGGAGCAGCGGGCGCACCACCCAGTCGGCGTCACCGGTGGACGGCGCCCACCCCAGAAGGAACATCTGGTAGGTGGCCTGCTCTTTGGGAACATCGAAGATGTTGCGCAGGTAAGTCGCCCACTCGAACGTGCGAAGCTGGGCGCGCACCCCGACCTGCTGCAGCATTGCCTGGATGGCCACCGCCGTTTCGTAATCCTTCAGGTAGCGGCCCTGAGGCGCCCACAGAGTGACGTCCAGCCCGCCCGGGTATCCGGCTGCGCGAAGCAGTTCGCGGGCCTTTTGCGGGTCGTAGGGGTAGCCCCCGGTAGAGCAATAGCCATTGACCAGGGGCGCCATCGGCGAGTCCGAGACCTGGGCGAACCCGCCCAGCACCTGGGAGACGATCAGTTCCTTGTTGATCGCGTAGTTGATGGCCTGGCGCACCCTCGGGTCGTCGAATGGCTTGCGCTGCGTGTTGAAGCCCACGTAAATGACGCGAAGGCTGTCCCGGACCAGCACGTTCGTCTCGGCGCCGGCCTGCAGCCGGGGCACTTCGCTGGGCGGCACGAAGGTGATCACGTCGGCCTCGCCCGTCTGCAGCTGGAAGACGCGGGTGGCGTCCTCCGGGACCACCCGGAAGACGATGCGGTCGGCCTTGGGCCGGCCCCGCCAGTACTCGGGATTGGCCTCCAGGGTGATGTGGTCGCCCGGAATCCACTCAACGAACCGGTAGGGCCCGGTACCCACGGGGTGCTGGCCAACTTTCTCTCCCCACCGCTGGATGTTGGCCGGTGACTGAATCAGGCCGGCTCCGTGGGCGAGGTGGTGGAGAAAGGCCCCAAAGGGAAACTTCAGATGAAAGACGACCGTGTAGGCATCGCGCGCTTCCACCGAGTCGACGTAGGGAGCGTACAGCGCCGTGCGGCGAAGCTTGCTCGTCAGGATGCGGTCGAAGTTGGCTTTCACCGCCTGCGCGTTGAAGGGCGTACCGTCGTGGAAGCGCACGCCCTTGCGAAGGTAGAAGATGACGTCCTTACCGTCGTTGGCGAACTCCCAGCGCTCGGCCAGGGCCGGGCGAATGTTGAGCCGCTCGTCGAACTCGACGAGCCCATCCATGATGTGACGCAAGACCGTCTCCGAAGGGTTGTCCGTCATGTCGGGCGGATCCAGGCGGACGGCATCCGTCCCGGTGGCGACGGTGATCGTTTGGGCGGCAGCAGCCGACGGAAGCGCCGCTGCCATGACGGCAAACACGGCCACGAAGGCCGCCCACAGCCAGGCGCCGCGCGGGCCTTGTCCGCCAGAGGGCTCTAGATGGGTCATTGCAATGACACCTCCTGTTAGGGGCTGCTGGGCTGGTTCGATGGGGGCCCCTCATCTCCTGCGTGGCGGCGTGGCCGGCGGCAGAAGCCAACTCGCATCAAGCGGCGCTCGAGGCGCTGCCGGGGCTCAAACGGGGCCCGAGGCTTCAGGCTGCTCCTCCTGTTCGGCCTCGGCCAGCAGCATCCGGATGCCGAGCTCTTGGGCAAGCTGCACGGCCCGCTTCTGTGCGAACGGAGCGATCATCAGCCTCTCGAACGGCTCGTCGAGCTGGCGCTGGGCAAACTGAAGCTTGCGGAAGAACTTCAGGACATCCTCGGGCTCTGCAAAGCCCTTTACTTCGACCAGAAACCGCCGGCCATCGTGGACGAACGCGTCAAATTCAATCGCTTGCCCGGGGATGCCGAATACCTCGCCGGCCGCGTCCTTCAGCACGAGCCGTTCGGCTTGAAGCGGACCGACCCCCGAGAACTCTTCGACGGTGGCGCGTACGGCCTCCTCCAGACCGCGCCCCGAACGGTGCCCCAGGCTCCCCAGCCCGATGCGCAGCTCCCGCAGAATGCGGTCGNNNNNNNNNNNNNNNNNNNNNNNNNNNNNNNNNNNNNNNNNNNNNNNNNNNNNNNNNNNNNNNNNNNNNNNNNNNNNNNNNNNNNNNNNNNNNNNNNNNNTTCGGCTTGAAGCGGACCGACCCCCGAGAACTCTTCGACGGTGGCGCGTACGGCCTCCTCCAGACCGCGCCCCGAACGGTGCCCCAGGCTCCCCAGCCCGATGCGCAGCTCCCGCAGAATGCGGTCGGCGTCTTCCCTCAGGCCCTTTATCTCTTCCAGCAGACGGTTGAACTCCGTTCGGGACCCGAGGGTCTGGGACAAGATGCCAATCACCTCGGCCGAGAAGCGCGGGTCCTCCTGCAGCAGCCGAGGAAACTCGCTGCGCAACCACTCGATGAATTGCTCCCGGTTCATCGCCGTCGTTGCCATGGCCGCCCCCGCAGTGCAGGTCATCATGGGCAAAAAACCTCTTCCGCCCGCGGCCGGCGCAGCCGGTGGCCTGCACCCCGAGTATAACACAGAAGCCCGCACACACCCCCGGGCCGCCCGCTGGCATGGGCGAAGCCGCGGCAACTACCCGCCCGGAGCTACGCCCCGGCGTGAGCCTGGCAAGCCGGCCGCCCCGCCCCGTCCAGGAAGACGCTCCGAAGCCGCCGCCCGCACTGCTCGCAGCCCACCGGTTCGACCGTATGGGTGAGCAGGCTGTAGTGCACCACGAGCGGCCGCCACGTTCGGCCCACCAGCACCTCGACGGTCGCCTGCACCCCCGGCACCCGGTACCATATGAGCTGGTCAAGGGAGAGATCGAGGGAGGGGCGGTACTTTCGCTCCACGTCTTCGAGCCGGCGTCGGCGGTCCGCCTCGTTGGCAGCCAGCCGCTGTTCGAGTTCCCGGCGCTTCTCCGGGTCGGCGGCTCGCTCCAGGCGCTGTTCCAGACGGCGCCGCAGCCCGTCGTAGTAATGGTTGAGCTTTTCGATCTCGGCCTGCTTCGCGGGCCTTGCCTGAACCGCATACCGCTCCGCACGCTCCTGGCCCCGCGCCAGCGCCACCCGCCGTGCCGATCCATACGCCTGCCCGAACGGGACCCGGGCCGCCGACGCCAGCACATGGGCCGGCTCGGGCTCGCGCACCGACCGCTCTACCTGCTCCAGGCCGTCGCCTGGCAGGCCCCGCTGAAGGTCGACGAGCACCCTTTCCACCCATTCCACCCGTTCGTCTCCCACCAGCGCCGCCCGGAACTGAAACACCAGGTACCCGAGCTCCACCAGCTCGGCTCCGGCCAGCCGCTGCGCCCGTCCGTTGCCGAAGTCGAGCGCCCTCGCAATGCGCTGCTCCATCCGGTCGGGGATGGCGACCCGAGGGAGCCACACGCAGCGCGCAAGAAGCCTGCCGATCCCGAGCCCCGCTTCGGCCAGCCGGTCGAGCAGGGGGCTGCCCGGCCTCACGTACTCGGCCCCGGCAACCTCCGCATACGCTTCGTAGTCAAACGCCAGCACAACGTAACTCCGGCCGCCGAAGATGCCGGCCGCCTCGGGCGGAACCGCAGCCTCCAGCAGGCCCGGGCCTGCGGGGCTGACGTCGCCGCCCAGTTCCGTGAGGAGCTGCTGGACGTACCCCTGCAGGCCCCGCTGCCCGCCGCCCGCCGCCTGAGCCATCAATCCCCGGCCCCCAGTTCGCCGCCGAAAAGCGCTTCGTCCAGCGCCACCGCCGCCTCGTAGCGCCCGCGGGCCTGTGCCAGCTGCTCGCCGAGCCGTTCGAGCTCCTGTTGAAAGGCCCGTTCGTCCTGCGCCCGGCCCCATATGTCGAACAGCCGGTCTTCAAACTCCTGCTCACCGGTGAGGTTGCCCAGGATCATGTCGAGTTCGCCGATCACGAGCTCGAAGAGGTTGAGCTTGGCGTTGAGCAACTCGAGCAGGTGGGCTTCGATGGTGCCGCCCGCGGCCAGGTTGTAGATGAAGACGGGTCGCTTCTGCCCGATGCGGTGAAGGCGTCCGATGCGCTGCTCGATACGCATGGGATTCCAGGGTAGATCGAAATTGACCAGCGTCGCACAGAACTCTTGAAGATTGCGTCCCTCTCCTCCGGACTCGGTGCTGACGAGCACCCGGGCGCTGGCGGCGAACTCGCGGATGGCCTCCTCCTTCTGCACCCGGCCCATTTCGCCGTGGTACGCGACGACCGAAAGCCCGGCCTCCCGCAGCAACTCGACGAGCACCTTCTGGGTCTTCCGGAAGCCCGTGAAAACCACGACCTTGTCCTGAACCCGCTCCAGCAGCGCCAGCAAAACCCGGGCCTTGCTGCCAGGGTCAGCCGAGCGCGCCAGCTCGGCCAGTTCGGCAAGGGGATCCGGAAGCTCGCCCGTGCGGCCCGGGCGCCGGTCGCCATCCGCCGCGCCCGGGGAAAGGCCAAGCCAGAGACGCTCCAGCGTCGGCAGCACCGCCACCGGGCTCGAGCCCGCCTCGCGCTGCACCGTTTTGAGCAGCAGGGTCGACACGGCCGCGCCGTTCACGGGGTGGCCGGCGGCCACGAGAGCCCGGTACTGCGTTCGGACCCATTCGCTCACCCGGCGATAGATCTCCCGCTCGGCCTGCGTGAGTTCGACGCGCACCGTCTCGGCCTGCCTCGGCGGCAGCCTCACGTCGGTCTCGGCGCGCCGGTTGCGGATCATGACCTCGCTCACCAAGCGCCGCAGTTCGCCCACGTTGCGGGGCTGGAGCCTGTCCCCCCTGGCCACGTACCGGCGGCGAAACTCGGCGGGCGTATGGAGCTGGCCGGGCCGGAGCAGCGTAATCAAATTGAACAGCTCGTCCAGGTCGTTTTGCACCGGCGTTGCCGTCAGCAGGAGGATGTAGCGCTTCTGCAGGCGGTTGACGAGCTTCCAGGCGAGCGTCTCACGGTTGCGCAGGTGGTGCGCCTCGTCCACGATCACGAGGTCGTAGGAGACAGCCGCGATGGACGAGGCGTGGGGCTCGCGCTTGGCAGTGTCCATGGAGGCCACCACGCGCTCAAACTCGGCCCACCCGTTCGAGGCCTGGCGGAAGCGCGGGTCGTCATAGGCCACGAAATCCAGCCGAAACTTCCGGCGCAGCTCCTCGATCCACTGCTCGACCAGCGACGGCGGCACGAGCACCAGCACCCGCCGCACGAGCCCGCGCTGCAGGTACTCCATCAGGACGAGCCCCGCCTCGATGGTCTTGCCGAGCCCCACCTCGTCGCAGAGCAGCGCCCGCCCCCGCATGCGCTGCAGCACCTGCCGGACGGTTCGGAGTTGGTGCGCGAAAGGTGTGAAGGCGACCATGTCGAGGGAGACGAGCTCGTCGAAGCCGGGCGTCATGGAAAGCCGGAGCGACGCCTGGTGGACTTCGTCCGCCGCCTCCCGGTCGAAAGCGCCGCGGCGCCATCGTTCCAGGAGCTCGGCCGCCAGGGGGTCCTGCAGGTCGGCCGCTCGGAGGGCCTCAGCGGCCCCAGCCGCTTCGCGTCGTTTCACCCCGGGGGCGCGGCCAGGCGCCGGAGCCCGGGCCTCCTGGGATGTGGCGGCGAGAAACGGGAGGTGAACGATGCAAAAGCGAGCGGGCTCGCCCAGCGGGGCGATTCCGAGCAGTTCCTCGCGAAACCGCCGGAAGAAGGCGCCGAGCCCCCGGCCGCTGACCGCGCCGCCGCCGGCTTCCACGAGGCAGCGCACCTCCCGGCCCGCCTCGTCCTGCAGGATGACCTCCCGGTGGGGGGCGAAAAGCCGCTGAAGCGTGGCGTCGCATTCGAGCGCGTCCACCTCGAGCAGTTCACGGGAGAGCCGAAAGATGAACGGGGCAAGCTCCATCCTGGCCGTACCCTCTCAGCCCCGCCCTCCGGTGGCTGCTGGAATGCGGGCGCAACCGCCCGTCGAGGCCAGAGATACGACCTGGCAGGCCTGTCCCCTGCCCTGGTGACCGGGTGGGGTACGGCCTTCCAGGCTCGTCCGGCAAACCGTCGATACGTCCGTCGGTGACACGGGTCACCCTGAGCTGATCCGCCAGCTCTCCCCCGTGACCCCATAAGAGTTCACGCCCTGGGGGCCGTGCTGTACGCACCGGTGGACGTGGTGCTGGACTTCACGACCGTGATGCAGCCCGACCTGATGGACGTCTTCACTATTCCCCTGGCTCCTCCTCGGTCAGAGTGAGCATCCGAATCCCCAGTTCCCGGCCCAGTTCCACAGCGCGCTCGTCGGCAAAGGGAGCAACCATGATCCGTTCAAACGGCTCCCGAATCTGCCGCTCGGCAAACTGGAGCTTCCGGAAAAACTTCAGCACGTCCTCGGGTTCAGCGTGGCTTTTGACTTCCACCAGGAACCGATGTCCGTCGTGAACGAAACTGTCAAACTCGATGGCCTGCCCCGGCACCCCGAACACTTCTCCGGCCGCATCGGTCAGCACCAGCCGCTCGGCCTGCAAGGGGCCCACGCCGGAAAACTCCTCGATGGTGGTGCGGACGGCCTCTTCCATGCCCCGGCCCAAACGGCGCCCCAGGCTCCCTATCCCGATCTGCAACGACCGGAGCCGCCTTCCGTGATCCAGCAACAACGTGGTGTGCTGCTGCAAGATAGCGCTATGCTCGAGCAGGATCCTGCTATGTTCCTTCAAGATCTCCGTGTGTTCCCTGAGCGTCTGCGTGTGCTCCTTCAACACCTCGCCGTGCTCCGCGAGGGTGCGCTCAATGGCCTCAAAGCGCCGGTTGGCCTCCTCAAAACGCCGGTCGGTGTCCTCCCGCAGCTCCTGAAAGCGGCGGTCCATCGCCTCGAAGCGCCGATC encodes:
- a CDS encoding DUF3782 domain-containing protein — its product is DRILRELRIGLGSLGHRSGRGLEEAVRATVEEFSGVGPLQAERLVLKDAAGEVFGIPGQAIEFDAFVHDGRRFLVEVKGFAEPEDVLKFFRKLQFAQRQLDEPFERLMIAPFAQKRAVQLAQELGIRMLLAEAEQEEQPEASGPV
- a CDS encoding M20 family metallopeptidase, which codes for MSTLAAALKRHLDTEELLEMARTLVRMDTTNPPGNEAAAARWVQEQMARLGFTGICLVEPAPGRASVVGRFGNTAGGAGRTLLWNGHLDVVAAGDRSAWRYPPFDGVIAEGRLWGRGSADMKGAVAAILEAVAILNRAGIALQGTLAVQAVADEEVLGPLGTRYLVEHGHARADAGICGEPTQLQPLVAARGLMWAEITTLGRSCHASTPQLGVNAIVKMSKVVQALSDLRFRARHPVLGSPTLNVGTITGGTNTNVVPDRCTITVDRRLVPGETIEGARDELVQELAALQASDPELRPELRLIRDARPSEIRADEPIVRSVARVRELLGLGPTRPGGMPGTTDARYLINDARIPTVILGPGDVTQAHVVNESVAIAELEHAALLYAGILCDVLGCGG
- a CDS encoding ABC transporter permease — encoded protein: MAQLQPSADAAIALPSRRVRRLPAWLRTPGGIAGFAGVALFICVALLAPLLSPHDPNAIELLNILKPPSADHWLGTDQFGRDVFARIVWGSRVSLTVAVASLGLAAAVGIFLGALAGYRGGWVDEATMRVVDVLLSFPDIMLAIAVTAILPPGLVSTIVAIGVYNLPQVMRVTRGSVLSVRNNLYVEGARAVGKSDWGILVRYVIPNAMPPVLVLLTLRTAASILTASGLSFLGLGVQPPTPEWGAMISEARTYLVTAPHLSLVPGLAIAGTVLSFNLLGDALNDALNPRMRGRLRVIGR
- a CDS encoding SNF2-related protein, which codes for MELAPFIFRLSRELLEVDALECDATLQRLFAPHREVILQDEAGREVRCLVEAGGGAVSGRGLGAFFRRFREELLGIAPLGEPARFCIVHLPFLAATSQEARAPAPGRAPGVKRREAAGAAEALRAADLQDPLAAELLERWRRGAFDREAADEVHQASLRLSMTPGFDELVSLDMVAFTPFAHQLRTVRQVLQRMRGRALLCDEVGLGKTIEAGLVLMEYLQRGLVRRVLVLVPPSLVEQWIEELRRKFRLDFVAYDDPRFRQASNGWAEFERVVASMDTAKREPHASSIAAVSYDLVIVDEAHHLRNRETLAWKLVNRLQKRYILLLTATPVQNDLDELFNLITLLRPGQLHTPAEFRRRYVARGDRLQPRNVGELRRLVSEVMIRNRRAETDVRLPPRQAETVRVELTQAEREIYRRVSEWVRTQYRALVAAGHPVNGAAVSTLLLKTVQREAGSSPVAVLPTLERLWLGLSPGAADGDRRPGRTGELPDPLAELAELARSADPGSKARVLLALLERVQDKVVVFTGFRKTQKVLVELLREAGLSVVAYHGEMGRVQKEEAIREFAASARVLVSTESGGEGRNLQEFCATLVNFDLPWNPMRIEQRIGRLHRIGQKRPVFIYNLAAGGTIEAHLLELLNAKLNLFELVIGELDMILGNLTGEQEFEDRLFDIWGRAQDERAFQQELERLGEQLAQARGRYEAAVALDEALFGGELGAGD
- the iadA gene encoding beta-aspartyl-peptidase; this encodes MEAPCSLLRVERIFTPEPSDATDILMCGERIAWVGKRLDPPAGWPVELVEVPGALAVPGFIDGHVHVTGGGGEGGYATRCPEISVDEIVAAGVTTVVGCLGTDDVTRHPEALLAKVRALEEQGVSAYMYVGSYAVPPVTLTGSVKRDLVLIDKVIGVGEIAISDHRSAQPQPAELRRLAAEARVGGMLAGKAGIVHVHVGSGRDGLKPLFDIVEQTELPITQFVPTHVNRTRRLLDEAERFASLGGTVDVTAFDFPSADAVPAWQAIVQLAGRGVEWSRITMSSDSNGSLPEFDESGRLVRMRVASIRSLLADWRSLVRQARVPLERALQVVTSNVASVLKLQRKGRLLPGMDADIAVFDGDLNVLQVWCRGRRLHPPGA
- a CDS encoding glutathione ABC transporter substrate-binding protein; this encodes MTHLEPSGGQGPRGAWLWAAFVAVFAVMAAALPSAAAAQTITVATGTDAVRLDPPDMTDNPSETVLRHIMDGLVEFDERLNIRPALAERWEFANDGKDVIFYLRKGVRFHDGTPFNAQAVKANFDRILTSKLRRTALYAPYVDSVEARDAYTVVFHLKFPFGAFLHHLAHGAGLIQSPANIQRWGEKVGQHPVGTGPYRFVEWIPGDHITLEANPEYWRGRPKADRIVFRVVPEDATRVFQLQTGEADVITFVPPSEVPRLQAGAETNVLVRDSLRVIYVGFNTQRKPFDDPRVRQAINYAINKELIVSQVLGGFAQVSDSPMAPLVNGYCSTGGYPYDPQKARELLRAAGYPGGLDVTLWAPQGRYLKDYETAVAIQAMLQQVGVRAQLRTFEWATYLRNIFDVPKEQATYQMFLLGWAPSTGDADWVVRPLLHSSSHPPGDNASYYSNPAVDRLIEQGMRVSDPAARAQVYCEAQKQIVADAPWAFLHVLKQIVGVRSNLQGVKVLPIEIVLVKDAWKQ
- a CDS encoding ABC transporter permease, with protein sequence MTQYLLRRTGILAVVVIGILAVVFGLVRLAPGDPARLIAGPDAPPETVAQIRRQLGLDRPLPEQFVLFVQRAARGDLGSSYQTGRPVLEEIGWRYANTARLALSAVALASLVGITTGALSARYPYSLADTTVMTLSLVGVSAPVFWLGLLLMWLFAVHLRWLPTGGSGGLEHLVLPTITLGAALTATIARMTRSSLLEIIDQEYIRTARAYGVAERRILFRHALRNAILPVITVVGLQLGYSLAGAVLTETVFAWPGMGRLIAGAIFTRDYPIVQAGLLVVAVTFAVLNFVVDILYAWLDPRIRYE
- a CDS encoding DUF3782 domain-containing protein, encoding MAATTMDRQRFIEWLRSEFPRLLQEDPRFSAEVVGILSQTLGSRTEFNRLLEEIRSLREDADRRFEAMDRRFEAVDRRFEAMDRRFQELREDTDRRFEEANRRFEAIERTLAEHGEVLKEHTQTLREHTEILKEHSRILLEHSAILQQHTTLLLDHGRRLRSLQIGIGSLGRRLGRGMEEAVRTTIEEFSGVGPLQAERLVLTDAAGEVFGVPGQAIEFDSFVHDGHRFLVEVKSHAEPEDVLKFFRKLQFAERQIREPFERIMVAPFADERAVELGRELGIRMLTLTEEEPGE